One Panicum virgatum strain AP13 chromosome 3N, P.virgatum_v5, whole genome shotgun sequence DNA segment encodes these proteins:
- the LOC120664546 gene encoding protein MIZU-KUSSEI 1-like encodes MKTITARNPHDSLSFSRRHFKWPVLGKSKSHGATFGDEEYMKSSEAEEEDEATVAFSSACPSFHSEDFVSPPLKAAAGTAPAQQQQPPRRRKVRTAVSRLRSALANAVAGRHRQVGLGARLTGTLYGHRRGHVHLAFQVDPRACPALLLELAAPTAALVREMASGLVRIALECERAKGSALPTPTAGPNSGNGKKLLEETVWRAYCNGKSCGYAVRRECGAADWRVLRALEPVSMGAGVIPAASCGGGEGDVMYMRARFERVVGSRDSEAFYMMNPDNSGGHGGPELSVYLLRV; translated from the coding sequence ATGAAAACCATCACGGCGAGAAACCCCCATGACTCGCTCTCCTTCTCCCGGCGGCACTTCAAGTGGCCGGTTCTTGGCAAGAGCAAGAGCCATGGCGCCACGTTCGGGGACGAGGAGTACATGAAGAgctcggaggcggaggaggaggatgaggcgacCGTGGCCTTCTCCTCCGCCTGTCCGTCCTTCCACTCCGAGGATTTCGTGTCCCCTCCgctgaaggcggcggcgggcaccgcgccggcgcagcagcagcagccgccgaggCGGAGGAAGGTCCGGACGGCCGTCTCGCGCCTGCGGTCGGCGCTGGCCAATGCCGTGGCCGGCCGGCACCGGCAGGTCGGCCTCGGCGCGCGGCTCACCGGCACTCTGTACGGCCACCGGCGCGGGCACGTGCACCTCGCGTTCCAGGTCGACCCGCGCGCGTGCCCGGCGCTGCTGCTGGAGCTCGCCGCAcccacggcggcgctggtgcgcGAGATGGCCTCGGGCCTGGTGCGCATCGCGCTGGAGTGCGAGCGCGCCAAGGGCTCCGCGCTCCCGACCCCGACCGCCGGCCCCAACAGCGGCAACGGGAAGAAGCTGCTGGAGGAGACGGTGTGGCGCGCGTACTGTAACGGCAAGAGCTGCGGGTACGCGGTGCGGCGCGAGTGCGGCGCGGCGGACTGGCGCGTGCTCCGCGCGCTGGAGCCCGTGTCCATGGGCGCCGGCGTCATCCCCGCggccagctgcggcggcggcgagggcgacgtCATGTACATGCGCGCGCGGTTCGAGCGCGTGGTGGGCTCCCGCGACTCGGAGGCGTTCTACATGATGAACCCGGACAacagcggcggccatggcggacccGAGCTCAGCGTCTACCTCCTCAGAGTCTGA
- the LOC120667373 gene encoding probable auxin efflux carrier component 3b has product MISWHDLYTVMCAVVPLYVAMILAYGSVRWWGVLSPEQCSGINRFVSVFAVPLLSFHCIAASNPYVMNLRFVAADTLQKVLVLAALAAWSCLPARGGGSGGRTRAPAIDWSITLFSLSTLPNTLIMGLPLLVAMYGRYSGDLLVQVVVLQCIVWYTLLLVLFEFRAARVLIAGQCPDTAASIADVRVDPDVVSLAGSQAEAQAEVSPDGKTRLVVRRSTSRRSLAVAGTPRPSNLTGVEIYSVSSSRNATPRGSCSFAHADVYAAGFAPPPHSASMRVSSFGAADLFSLHSSRQHTPRASNFDEHAVRARSAAAVAPSCYDPKDMPTFEWSSGASAASEVNGLPVFRGGDHRAMDVRRLVPSEAPPVGLSTRAMRPEVRVGSFKAEAVQDALAKLESGSTEQRQNVKDAGGENGGGAGAGGQQKAPAGVMMRLIVTMVWRRLIRNPNTYASVVGLTWSLISFRFHIAMPIIVKNSISILSDAGLGMAMFSLGLFMAMQPKIIACGNSVAAITMAIRFLFGPAVMAVTSAAVGLRGTLLCIAIVQAALPQGIVPFVFAKEYDLHAAILCTGVIFGMLIGLPIALVYYIILGLL; this is encoded by the exons ATGAtctcgtggcacgacctttacACGGTGATGTGCGCGGTGGTGCCGCTGTACGTGGCCATGATCCTGGCCTACGGCTCCGTGCGGTGGTGGGGCGTCCTCTCGCCGGAACAGTGCTCGGGCATCAACCGCTTCGTCTCCGTCTTCGCCGTGCCACTCCTCTCCTTCCACTGCATCGCCGCCAGCAACCCCTACgtcatgaacctccgcttcgtCGCCGCCGACACGCTGCAGAAGGtcctcgtcctcgccgcgctcgccgcctggTCCTGCctccccgcgcgcggcggcggcagcggcggcaggacCCGGGCGCCGGCGATCGACTGGTCCATCacgctcttctccctctccacgcTCCCCAACACGCTCATCATGGGCCTGCCGCTCCTCGTCGCCATGTACGGCCGCTACTCCGGGGACCTGCTCGTGCAGGTCGTCGTGCTCCAGTGCATCGTGTGGTACACGCTCCTGCTCGTGCTCTTCGAGTTCCGCGCCGCGCGGGTGCTCATCGCCGGCCAGTGCCCGGACACCGCGGCGTCCATCGCCGACGTGCGCGTCGACCCCGACGTCGTGTCGCTCGCGGGAAGCCAGGCGGAGGCGCAGGCCGAGGTCTCGCCGGACGGCAAGACGCGCCTCGTCGTGCGCCGCTCGACGTCACGGCGGTCCCTGGCGGTCGCCGGGACGCCGCGGCCGTCCAACCTGACGGGCGTGGAGATATACTCGGTGAGCTCGTCGCGGAACGCCACCCCCAGGGGATCCTGCAGCTTCGCGCACGCCGACGTCTACGCCGCCggcttcgcgccgccgccgcacagcgCGTCGATGCGCGTGTCGAGCTTCGGCGCGGCGGATCTCTTCTCGCTGCACTCGTCGAGGCAGCACACGCCGCGGGCGTCCAACTTCGACGAGCACGCGGTCCGGGCCAGAtcggccgccgcggtggcgcccAGCTGCTACGACCCCAAGGACATGCCCACGTTCGAGTGGAGCTCCGGTGCTTCCGCCGCGTCGGAGGTAAACGGCTTGCCAgtgttccgcggcggcgaccaccGCGCCATGGATGTGCGCCGACTAGTCCCCTCCGAGGCGCCGCCCGTTGGCTTGTCGACGAGAG CGATGCGGCCCGAGGTGCGTGTCGGCAGCTTCAAGGCGGAGGCCGTGCAGGACGCGCTGGCGAAGCTGGAGtccggctcgacggagcagcgGCAGAACGTGAAGGATGCCGGCGGggagaacggcggcggcgccggcgcgggaggGCAGCAAAAGGCACCGGCCGGCGTGATGATGCGGCTCATCGTCACAATGGTGTGGCGGCGGCTGATCCGCAACCCCAACACGTACGCCAGCGTCGTCGGCCTCACTTGGTCTCTCATCTCGTTCAG ATTCCACATCGCGATGCCAATCATAGTGAAGAATTCCATCTCCATACTCTCCGATGCAGGGCTAGGGATGGCCATGTTCAGCTTAG GACTCTTCATGGCCATGCAACCGAAGATCATCGCCTGCGGAAACTCGGTCGCGGCCATCACCATGGCCATCCGCTTCCTCTTCGGCCCCGCGGTCATGGCCGTCACCTCTGCCGCTGTCGGCCTCCGAGGCACGCTCCTCTGCATCGCCATTGTTCAG GCCGCTCTGCCGCAAGGAATTGTGCCTTTTGTGTTCGCCAAGGAGTACGATCTGCACGCCGCCATTCTCTGCACCGG GGTGATATTTGGCATGCTAATCGGTCTTCCCATCGCCTTGGTCTACTACATCATCCTCGGATTACTATGA